From the Halomonas sp. MCCC 1A13316 genome, the window CTTATGCCACCCAGCACGTATCCCGTGGCTCGCTCCGCCTCAGCCGCCTCGGCCATGCTGGCACGACGCGCCCCGGCTACCTTGGCCAGCGCCTTGAGATCGAGCTGGCTGGTGACCGGCACGATGCCGACCGCCAGGCGGCCATCTTCGAGGCGGGCAACCAGCGTCTTGAACACCGTGTGCGGAGCGAGCCCCAGAGCGTTCGCAGCCTCCTCGCCGTAGACCGGTGCGCGGGGGTCGTGCTCGTAGTCGAGCAGCTCGAAGGCGGCACCGTCGCGTTCCAGCACCTTGACGGCCGGGGTCATGCGCTGGCCGGCTCAGCGATCGGCTGTAGGTGGGCTTCGAGCGCTGCACGCAGCTCGCCCTCGATGGGTACGGCGCGCTTGGTGTCGTGATCGAAGTGCACCATTACGGTATGGCCCAGGTTGGTCATCTCGCCCTTCTGCCACGCCTCCTGGGTCACGGTGAAGGAGCTGTTGCCCAGCCGTGAAACATAGGTACGAATCTCGACATCGCTGCCGTAGTGCAGCTCGGCACGATAGTCGATCTCCATGCGCGCCATGATCAGCCGCCACTTGCGCGGATCCAGGTCCGGCGTGAACAGGCGGAACAGGTCGTTGCGTGCCAGCTCGAACCAGGCCGGCAGCCGGGTATTGTTGACATGACCCAGGGCATCGGTGTCGTAGAAGGCGGGTTCGATGGTGCGCACGAACATGGGGATTCCTCTGTCT encodes:
- the ybaK gene encoding Cys-tRNA(Pro) deacylase, producing the protein MTPAVKVLERDGAAFELLDYEHDPRAPVYGEEAANALGLAPHTVFKTLVARLEDGRLAVGIVPVTSQLDLKALAKVAGARRASMAEAAEAERATGYVLGGISPLGQKKRLPTFLDASAETLGRLHVSGGRRGLEIALAPADLIRLCQARLAPLART
- a CDS encoding acyl-CoA thioesterase, encoding MFVRTIEPAFYDTDALGHVNNTRLPAWFELARNDLFRLFTPDLDPRKWRLIMARMEIDYRAELHYGSDVEIRTYVSRLGNSSFTVTQEAWQKGEMTNLGHTVMVHFDHDTKRAVPIEGELRAALEAHLQPIAEPASA